The following are from one region of the Halolamina litorea genome:
- a CDS encoding triphosphoribosyl-dephospho-CoA synthase encodes MSRPPGANAELALLLELSGTPKPGNVDRQREYADLTFEQFLAGAVGARAGLDDAADGAAVGDAFETAVAGMARQDGGNTQFGALLLLTPLVRAAATDRLTPDGAAAVVDETTVDDAAGFYRAFDHVDVFVDEPPDSMDDLDVRRGSDAVPALRERGLTLADVMAASAPADGVAAEWTAGFERTFAAAASLLDADGPLSERVPTVFLDLLAAEPDSLIAKRHGESVAAEVTERAAELQGADPEAVTEWADELVADGINPGTTADVTAAALFVALERGLAV; translated from the coding sequence ATGAGCCGTCCGCCCGGCGCGAACGCCGAACTGGCGCTCCTGCTCGAACTCTCGGGGACGCCCAAACCGGGGAACGTCGACCGCCAGCGGGAGTACGCCGACCTCACGTTCGAGCAGTTCCTCGCCGGCGCGGTCGGGGCCCGCGCGGGTCTCGACGACGCGGCCGACGGCGCGGCCGTCGGCGACGCCTTCGAGACGGCGGTCGCAGGGATGGCCCGACAGGACGGTGGGAACACCCAGTTCGGCGCGTTGTTGCTGCTGACGCCGCTGGTCCGGGCGGCCGCGACCGACCGCCTCACGCCCGACGGCGCGGCCGCGGTGGTGGACGAAACGACCGTCGACGACGCCGCGGGGTTCTACCGCGCGTTCGACCACGTGGACGTGTTCGTCGACGAGCCACCGGACTCGATGGACGACCTCGACGTTCGCCGGGGGAGCGACGCGGTCCCCGCCCTCCGCGAGCGGGGGCTCACGCTCGCCGACGTGATGGCCGCGAGCGCGCCGGCCGACGGCGTCGCCGCCGAGTGGACGGCGGGCTTCGAGCGGACGTTCGCCGCCGCGGCGTCGCTCCTCGACGCCGACGGGCCCCTCAGCGAGCGGGTACCGACGGTCTTTCTCGACCTGCTCGCGGCCGAACCGGACAGCCTGATCGCCAAACGGCACGGGGAGAGCGTGGCCGCCGAGGTCACCGAGCGCGCCGCCGAACTCCAGGGGGCCGACCCCGAGGCCGTCACCGAGTGGGCCGACGAACTCGTCGCCGACGGTATCAACCCCGGCACCACGGCCGACGTGACTGCCGCGGCGCTGTTCGTCGCACTCGAACGAGGGCTGGCGGTATGA
- a CDS encoding DUF447 domain-containing protein yields the protein MSADWPVELRGVTESVVATLGPNGRWNAAALGLHAGSPVTAKTWGNTRTRRNFHRQGGGVVQFTRDPELFTEAALTVHEGDEPVFDGVDAWVEVDVERVAAGEEDGTEWEEWRLTPVDAGVERRVVPTTNRGFAAVVEATVAASRLGVEAFDQAELRSRLDYFTEVVRTCGGEAERDAIDRVLELTEEAR from the coding sequence ATGAGCGCCGACTGGCCGGTCGAACTGCGCGGCGTCACCGAGAGCGTCGTCGCCACGCTCGGCCCGAACGGCCGCTGGAACGCCGCCGCGCTCGGCCTCCACGCCGGCTCACCGGTGACCGCGAAGACGTGGGGGAACACCCGGACCCGCAGGAACTTCCACCGACAGGGCGGCGGCGTCGTCCAGTTCACGCGCGATCCGGAGCTGTTCACCGAGGCCGCACTCACCGTTCACGAGGGTGACGAGCCGGTGTTCGACGGCGTCGACGCCTGGGTCGAGGTCGACGTCGAGCGCGTCGCCGCCGGCGAAGAGGACGGAACGGAGTGGGAGGAGTGGCGGCTGACCCCCGTCGACGCCGGCGTCGAGCGACGGGTCGTCCCGACGACGAACCGCGGGTTCGCCGCGGTCGTCGAGGCGACCGTCGCGGCCTCGCGGCTCGGCGTCGAGGCCTTCGATCAGGCGGAACTCAGATCGCGCCTCGACTACTTCACCGAGGTCGTGCGGACCTGTGGCGGCGAGGCGGAACGGGACGCCATTGACCGCGTGCTCGAACTCACGGAGGAGGCACGATGA